Within Thermococcus indicus, the genomic segment TTGTGTAGATATCTGTGTTGGTGTTTCCGGTCATTTTTATTATCCTCTCAATGGCTTCATCGTAAAGTGAAACGTCACCAAAATCGTGTTTCGTAGAGTAATGGATGCATATTGATTTTACCATGCAATCGACTGCCTCTTTCTTCATCCCCAAATCTGCATAAGTTAAAGCCAAATTGTGCAGGACGAGACCCCTTTCATCTGGCGTTCTTGCGTATTCCAATGCTTTTTTGAGCACTGGCAAGGCTTTTTCGGGACGATTAGTTTCATAATAATGTGTCCCAAGATTGTTCAGCGTTATTGAGTGGTATTCCGGAACAACACCGAGCTCTATGGCTTTCTTCTCAAGCTCGACAGCTAGCTGTAAGTACCTCTCAGCTTCCTCAGGACAGTCCTGCTGTGGGAAGTAGATTAAAGAGACTGAAGTGGCAACTCTGGCAGCCTTAATGTAATACTCAGCCGCCAGCTTTTCTGGCGTTGTTCCTTTAATTGAGCTAAAAATCTCGTCCAAAAGCTTGGTTATCCCATCATCACCACTGTTGTCCCTGTGCTTTTCCAGTTGATAATCAGCAATGCTAATGAGTAACTTTATGTAGCCATCGGCATAAATGAGCTTTTCTCGTTGCCAGACTTCCTCGTACGCTTTCTCGAGGTCCTTTAAAGAGTATTCGGAAAATCCTTTTGCAAGGAACTCCTTAACCGTTATCCCCTCAGGTCTCACGAGCTCCTGGAGGTCTTTATAACGTCTTTTGTCCACGTAATCGGATTTTACCCACTTTTCGAGTGCCCTACACCGCTCTGGGGCATCTTTCCCCCGTTTGTTATCAATCTCCTGACGGAGTGCTTCATACCTGATTTCTCTGAGGTACTCCCCCATGTCCAAGCTTTGGGAAAGAAAACCGGGAGAAAGGGATAACAGTTCCCTCACCCATTCATTTGGTGGATTGAGTATGTCATGGCAGATTTTTTCTGCCAGTTTGCATGGTAGTTCTAGGACATTCCAGTATGAGGGTTTTCCATCCTTCCTAATAACTTGCTCTGATTTTGCCAAGTATTTTCCATCAACTGTTTTTTCAATTTTCCATCCGGTAATCTCGTTCAGAGTTTGCTCGATGGGACACCAAGCTATTGATTTAACGACTTTCTCTTCTTTGTCACTTTCAGCAAGGAACATGCAGTAAAGAAAGGCCTTTATTTCCTCTAAAGACACGCCCTCTGTATATCCTACGAAATTTTGAAGGTAATAAACAACCGTGGCGAGCATGGGGAGCCTCCTCATGGAAGCGAAATTCCCCCAGTCTTCGCATTCTTTAGATGTCCTGAGTTTTCTGAGGAGTTCCTCGATGGTGTCTTTCCTCTTTTCATAGAGCCTCATGAGCTGGGATTCCATGCCGAGTCCTCCTTTGTCCTCCTGGGAGAAGGCTATCAACGAATTCGTCGATTATTTTCCTCACATATTCCCCGGCCTCAATCTTCTCAAGCCACTCTTTGGGAATGCTGTCGATTCCATAATACGTCCCAGCCAAGCCGCCAGTAACGGCTCCGGTAGTGTCAGCGTCCTCTCCAAGAGAGACTACCTCCTTTACTGCATCGGCAAAGCCCTCATTTCTTAGAAACGCCCAGAGACTCGCCTCAAGAGTGTGGACAACGTAACCACTGCCCCTAATCTCGCTCCGCTCTACTTTGTGAATTCTCCCGCTCAAGACTCTATCGTAGTGGGTGAGCTCCTTGGCAAACGGCTCTATTGAGTAGAACTTTTCCGCTGTTGCTATTGCCTCGTGGTAAGCTCCCGGCTTGTCCATTCCATCAAGAATGTTCCATATGATTAACGAATAGATGCCACAACCAATGAGTGAGCGGGGATGAGCGTGGGTAATCATTGAGACCTCGTGAATGAGCTTGAGCTTCTCCTCCAGCGGGCTGAGTTTGAAGTAGGCATAATAAGCGGCTGGCAGGATTCTCATTAATGAACCATTGCCATTGTCCCACTCTCCACTACCACCAGCTTCGAGAGGTGGAACACCACTGGCAATGCGCTCTATTGCCATTGAGGTTGTGTTGCCCTGGTCGAAGGGATATCCCCTCGGCGTGAATTCGCCGTCATAATACCAACGGAGGAAGTTTTCTGCAATCTTCTCGACGCTGTAGCCTTTTGTCAGTGCGTGGGCGGTTGCCAAGGTTAAGGAGGAGTCATCGCTCCACAAGCCGTCAAGCATTGGAATTTCCTCGGGTCTTGGATAATCCAGCTCCATCGCAAGTCTGCTGGTGAACTGAAATGTCAATCCAAAGGCATCTCCAACAAGAACCCCCCAGAGGCCGCCTTCAAGCCTTGACCGAAGTTCCATTCCCCTGCCCCCACAACCGTTGCATTCCGCCTCAAATTTTGAGGTGGCATTACGCTCACCAACAACGGCGGGATATTACACAGTAGAAACCAAGGGTATATTTCTTTTACTATTGTTCCACTACGTTGCGGAAATAGTTGCTCATCTTTATATCATCCATGAAGGGTAATTAACATTTTTGCTCGTCACCTCAACTTCACGTGTGTGCGCTATTCGTGTGTGCGCTTTGAATTTTTTCAAAAAAATCTTATATTATCAGTGAACCTGCGTTTGATTCAAACGCAGAAAGTAGCGTTAATCATGTGTTCGCACAATGTTAATGCGCAACAACTCACGCAAAAACGCTACAAGTAGCGTGAAAGATTCACGCTGATTCTTAGAGAATTATAGATTTTTTGAAAAAATTCAGAAAAAATAAAAAATAAACACACACGATGAAA encodes:
- a CDS encoding tetratricopeptide repeat protein; protein product: MIAFSQEDKGGLGMESQLMRLYEKRKDTIEELLRKLRTSKECEDWGNFASMRRLPMLATVVYYLQNFVGYTEGVSLEEIKAFLYCMFLAESDKEEKVVKSIAWCPIEQTLNEITGWKIEKTVDGKYLAKSEQVIRKDGKPSYWNVLELPCKLAEKICHDILNPPNEWVRELLSLSPGFLSQSLDMGEYLREIRYEALRQEIDNKRGKDAPERCRALEKWVKSDYVDKRRYKDLQELVRPEGITVKEFLAKGFSEYSLKDLEKAYEEVWQREKLIYADGYIKLLISIADYQLEKHRDNSGDDGITKLLDEIFSSIKGTTPEKLAAEYYIKAARVATSVSLIYFPQQDCPEEAERYLQLAVELEKKAIELGVVPEYHSITLNNLGTHYYETNRPEKALPVLKKALEYARTPDERGLVLHNLALTYADLGMKKEAVDCMVKSICIHYSTKHDFGDVSLYDEAIERIIKMTGNTNTDIYTMKVALDLVSGNLSAEEAKKILEQIDRDKWPLTDTLLSILNREERVLSSEIAECTKLLQDVAKISDKENVSKLQESQRGEKRGIQKE
- a CDS encoding ADP-ribosylglycohydrolase family protein, with protein sequence MELRSRLEGGLWGVLVGDAFGLTFQFTSRLAMELDYPRPEEIPMLDGLWSDDSSLTLATAHALTKGYSVEKIAENFLRWYYDGEFTPRGYPFDQGNTTSMAIERIASGVPPLEAGGSGEWDNGNGSLMRILPAAYYAYFKLSPLEEKLKLIHEVSMITHAHPRSLIGCGIYSLIIWNILDGMDKPGAYHEAIATAEKFYSIEPFAKELTHYDRVLSGRIHKVERSEIRGSGYVVHTLEASLWAFLRNEGFADAVKEVVSLGEDADTTGAVTGGLAGTYYGIDSIPKEWLEKIEAGEYVRKIIDEFVDSLLPGGQRRTRHGIPAHEAL